In Cicer arietinum cultivar CDC Frontier isolate Library 1 chromosome 7, Cicar.CDCFrontier_v2.0, whole genome shotgun sequence, a single window of DNA contains:
- the LOC101500798 gene encoding cellulose synthase A catalytic subunit 7 [UDP-forming]-like isoform X2, with protein MEAKTGLFAGSNNSNELLVIQEHNEPKAVKNLDGQVCEICGDSVGLTVDGDLFVACEECGFPVCRPCYEYERREGTQVCPQCHTRYKRIKGSPRVEGDEDEEDVDDIEYEFKMEEEKYKLKHEENMNSRDHDGENPKSIGKVNGEQSLSSHGIGETCGAKLYNKEKTDEWKLQQGNLLIETDASVDPEKAMKDETRMPLSRKVAIPSGKLSPYRMMVAARLILLILFFQYRIFHPVPEAMGLWFISVSCEIWLAFSWIVDQIPKWFPIDRETYLDRLSIRFEPENKPNMLSPIDIFVTTADPIKEPPLVTANTILSILALDYPAHKISCYVSDDGASMLTFEALQETAEFARKWVPFCKQFSIEPRAPEKYFSDKIDFLKDKIQSTYVKERRTMKREYEEFKVRINALVAKSMRVPTEGWSMKDETPWPGNNPKDHPSMIQILLGHNGGDHEGNGLPCLVYISREKRPAFQHHTKAGALNALLRVSAVLSNAPFVLNLDCNHYANNSKVVREAMCFFMDIQLGNSIAFVQFPLRFDSLDKNDRYANKNTVLFDINLRCLDGIQGPVYIGSGCIFRRKALNGFDSPKASKRPRSVQVHSKQDENGEDASIIEATDEDKQLLQSNMNTENKFGKSTLFMNSSLTEEGGVDPSSSQEALLKEAIHVMSCSYEDRTLWGYEVGMSYGSIAADMLTSLKMHSRGWRSVYCMPKRTAFRGTAPINLTERLNQVLRWAVGSLEILFSSHCPLWYGFKEGKLKLLQRIAYINSTVYPFSALPLLIYCIIPAICLLTDKFITPSVGTFASLVFISLFISIFASAILELRWSGVSLEEWWRNQQFWVIGSISAHLFAIVQTLMGGFLGRFNAHFSIVSKAPDEDGEFHELYTIRWTVLLIPPTTVTVINLIGIVAGFTDAINSGEHSWGALIGKLFFSSWVIAHLYPFLKGLMGRQNRTPTLIVIWSVLLASIFSLVWVRIDPFVLKTKGPDVKQCGISC; from the exons ATGGAAGCTAAGACTGGACTCTTTGCTGGGTCTAATAACAGCAATGAACTTCTGGTCATCCAAGAACACAACGAG CCTAAGGCAGTGAAGAACTTGGATGGGCAAGTTTGTGAGATATGTGGTGATTCTGTAGGGCTTACAGTAGATGGAGACTTATTTGTAGCTTGTGAAGAGTGTGGCTTCCCTGTTTGCAGGCCATGCTATGAGTATGAAAGAAGGGAAGGGACTCAAGTTTGCCCTCAATGCCATACAAGATACAAGCGTATCAAAG GAAGCCCTAGAGTGGAGGGAGATGAAGACGAAGAAGATGTGGATGATATCGAATACGAATTTAAAATGGAAGAGGAAAAGTACAAGCTTAAGCATGAAGAGAATATGAATAGTAGAGATCATGATGGTGAGAATCCTAAATCAATAGGAAAG GTCAATGGGGAACAGTCCTTATCGTCCCACGGTATTGGCGAAACTT GTGGTGCAAAATTATATAACAAGGAGAAAACAGATGAATGGAAGTTGCAGCAAGGAAATCTGTTAATTGAAACTGATGCCTCAGTTGATCCTGAAAAAGCAAT GAAAGATGAAACTAGAATGCCACTTTCAAGAAAAGTAGCAATACCTTCAGGAAAACTCAGTCCTTATAGAATGATGGTTGCGGCTCGACTCATCCTTCTAATACTCTTCTTTCAATATAGAATCTTCCATCCAGTACCTGAAGCAATGGGACTTTGGTTCATATCTGTATCATGTGAAATCTGGCTAGCATTTTCATGGATAGTTGATCAGATTCCCAAATGGTTTCCCATTGATCGCGAGACATATCTCGATCGCCTTTCGATCAG GTTTGAACCAGAAAACAAGCCCAATATGCTTTCTCCAATAGATATCTTTGTAACTACAGCAGATCCAATCAAGGAACCTCCTCTTGTTACAGCCAACACTATTCTTTCAATTTTGGCACTAGATTATCCTGCACACAAAATCTCATGCTACGTTTCTGATGACGGCGCTTCCATGCTCACCTTTGAAGCTCTTCAAGAAACTGCTGAATTCGCTCGAAAATGGGTACctttttgtaaacaattctCTATAGAGCCTCGAGCACCCGAAAAGTACTTCTCCGATAAGATAGACTTTCTTAAGGATAAGATTCAGTCCACATATGTAAAAGAACGCCGTACTATGAAG AGAGAATATGAAGAATTCAAGGTGAGAATAAATGCACTTGTGGCTAAATCCATGAGAGTTCCCACAGAAGGTTGGAGTATGAAAGATGAGACACCATGGCCAGGAAACAATCCAAAAGATCATCCAAGTATGATACAAATCCTTCTTGGTCATAATGGAGGAGACCATGAAGGGAATGGACTTCCTTGTCTTGTCTACATATCTAGAGAGAAAAGGCCTGCATTTCAACATCACACCAAAGCCGGTGCATTGAATGCCTTG CTTCGCGTATCAGCAGTGCTCAGCAATGCTCCTTTTGTTCTCAACTTGGATTGCAATCATTATGCAAACAACAGCAAAGTTGTGAGAGAAGCCATGTGTTTCTTTATGGACATTCAACTTGGGAATAGCATTGCTTTTGTCCAGTTTCCGCTGAGATTTGATAGCCTTGATAAAAATGATCGTTATGCCAACAAAAACACTGTTTTATTTGAT ATTAATTTAAGGTGTCTAGATGGAATTCAAGGACCTGTTTATATTGGTTCAGGGTGTATATTCAGAAGGAAAGCTTTAAATGGCTTTGATTCTCCTAAGGCGTCTAAACGCCCTCGAAGTGTACAAGTGCATTCAAAACAGGATGAAAATGGAGAAGATGCAAGCATTATAG AAGCAACAGATGAAGATAAGCAGCTATTGCAATCAAATATGAATACTGAAAATAAATTTGGAAAATCTACACTCTTCATGAATTCTTCATTAACAGAAGAAGGTGGTGTAGATCCTTCTTCAAGTCAAGAAGCTCTTCTTAAAGAAGCCATTCATGTCATGAGTTGTAGCTATGAAGACAGAACACTCTGGGGTTATGAG GTGGGTATGAGCTATGGATCTATAGCAGCAGATATGCTAACAAGTTTGAAGATGCATTCGCGCGGTTGGAGATCTGTATACTGCATGCCAAAGAGAACTGCTTTTAGAGGCACAGCACCAATCAATCTTACAGAAAGACTTAATCAGGTTCTTAGATGGGCAGTAGGGTCACTTGAGATTCTGTTCAGCAGCCACTGCCCACTATGGTATGGTTTTAAGGAAGGAAAACTCAAGTTGCTCCAGAGGATTGCCTATATTAACAGCACTGTCTACCCTTTTAGTGCATTGCCTCTCCTAATCTATTGCATCATTCCTGCCATCTGCTTGCTCACTGATAAATTCATCACACCATCG GTAGGAACTTTTGCAAGTCTAGTATTCATTTCTCTCTTCATCTCAATCTTTGCATCTGCAATTCTTGAACTGAGATGGAGTGGAGTTAGTCTTGAGGAATGGTGGAGAAACCAACAATTCTGGGTCATTGGAAGTATCTCAGCACACCTCTTTGCAATTGTCCAAACTCTAATGGGAGGATTCCTTGGTAGATTTAATGCACACTTCAGCATTGTATCGAAGGCACCGGACGAAGACGGCGAGTTTCATGAACTATACACCATTAGATGGACAGTACTACTAATACCACCAACAACAGTAACAGTAATTAACCTTATTGGTATTGTGGCTGGTTTCACAGATGCTATAAATAGTGGTGAACATTCTTGGGGAGCATTGATTGGGAAACTATTCTTTTCTTCATGGGTTATTGCTCATCTTTATCCATTTCTTAAAGGACTAATGGGAAGACAGAACAGAACACCAACTCTTATTGTTATTTGGTCTGTGCTTTTGgcttctattttttctttggtTTGGGTGAGAATTGATCCTTTTGTGTTGAAAACTAAAGGGCCTGATGTTAAGCAATGTGGAAttagttgttga
- the LOC101500798 gene encoding cellulose synthase A catalytic subunit 7 [UDP-forming]-like isoform X1, with the protein MEAKTGLFAGSNNSNELLVIQEHNEPKAVKNLDGQVCEICGDSVGLTVDGDLFVACEECGFPVCRPCYEYERREGTQVCPQCHTRYKRIKGSPRVEGDEDEEDVDDIEYEFKMEEEKYKLKHEENMNSRDHDGENPKSIGKVNGEQSLSSHGIGETSGGAKLYNKEKTDEWKLQQGNLLIETDASVDPEKAMKDETRMPLSRKVAIPSGKLSPYRMMVAARLILLILFFQYRIFHPVPEAMGLWFISVSCEIWLAFSWIVDQIPKWFPIDRETYLDRLSIRFEPENKPNMLSPIDIFVTTADPIKEPPLVTANTILSILALDYPAHKISCYVSDDGASMLTFEALQETAEFARKWVPFCKQFSIEPRAPEKYFSDKIDFLKDKIQSTYVKERRTMKREYEEFKVRINALVAKSMRVPTEGWSMKDETPWPGNNPKDHPSMIQILLGHNGGDHEGNGLPCLVYISREKRPAFQHHTKAGALNALLRVSAVLSNAPFVLNLDCNHYANNSKVVREAMCFFMDIQLGNSIAFVQFPLRFDSLDKNDRYANKNTVLFDINLRCLDGIQGPVYIGSGCIFRRKALNGFDSPKASKRPRSVQVHSKQDENGEDASIIEATDEDKQLLQSNMNTENKFGKSTLFMNSSLTEEGGVDPSSSQEALLKEAIHVMSCSYEDRTLWGYEVGMSYGSIAADMLTSLKMHSRGWRSVYCMPKRTAFRGTAPINLTERLNQVLRWAVGSLEILFSSHCPLWYGFKEGKLKLLQRIAYINSTVYPFSALPLLIYCIIPAICLLTDKFITPSVGTFASLVFISLFISIFASAILELRWSGVSLEEWWRNQQFWVIGSISAHLFAIVQTLMGGFLGRFNAHFSIVSKAPDEDGEFHELYTIRWTVLLIPPTTVTVINLIGIVAGFTDAINSGEHSWGALIGKLFFSSWVIAHLYPFLKGLMGRQNRTPTLIVIWSVLLASIFSLVWVRIDPFVLKTKGPDVKQCGISC; encoded by the exons ATGGAAGCTAAGACTGGACTCTTTGCTGGGTCTAATAACAGCAATGAACTTCTGGTCATCCAAGAACACAACGAG CCTAAGGCAGTGAAGAACTTGGATGGGCAAGTTTGTGAGATATGTGGTGATTCTGTAGGGCTTACAGTAGATGGAGACTTATTTGTAGCTTGTGAAGAGTGTGGCTTCCCTGTTTGCAGGCCATGCTATGAGTATGAAAGAAGGGAAGGGACTCAAGTTTGCCCTCAATGCCATACAAGATACAAGCGTATCAAAG GAAGCCCTAGAGTGGAGGGAGATGAAGACGAAGAAGATGTGGATGATATCGAATACGAATTTAAAATGGAAGAGGAAAAGTACAAGCTTAAGCATGAAGAGAATATGAATAGTAGAGATCATGATGGTGAGAATCCTAAATCAATAGGAAAG GTCAATGGGGAACAGTCCTTATCGTCCCACGGTATTGGCGAAACTT CAGGTGGTGCAAAATTATATAACAAGGAGAAAACAGATGAATGGAAGTTGCAGCAAGGAAATCTGTTAATTGAAACTGATGCCTCAGTTGATCCTGAAAAAGCAAT GAAAGATGAAACTAGAATGCCACTTTCAAGAAAAGTAGCAATACCTTCAGGAAAACTCAGTCCTTATAGAATGATGGTTGCGGCTCGACTCATCCTTCTAATACTCTTCTTTCAATATAGAATCTTCCATCCAGTACCTGAAGCAATGGGACTTTGGTTCATATCTGTATCATGTGAAATCTGGCTAGCATTTTCATGGATAGTTGATCAGATTCCCAAATGGTTTCCCATTGATCGCGAGACATATCTCGATCGCCTTTCGATCAG GTTTGAACCAGAAAACAAGCCCAATATGCTTTCTCCAATAGATATCTTTGTAACTACAGCAGATCCAATCAAGGAACCTCCTCTTGTTACAGCCAACACTATTCTTTCAATTTTGGCACTAGATTATCCTGCACACAAAATCTCATGCTACGTTTCTGATGACGGCGCTTCCATGCTCACCTTTGAAGCTCTTCAAGAAACTGCTGAATTCGCTCGAAAATGGGTACctttttgtaaacaattctCTATAGAGCCTCGAGCACCCGAAAAGTACTTCTCCGATAAGATAGACTTTCTTAAGGATAAGATTCAGTCCACATATGTAAAAGAACGCCGTACTATGAAG AGAGAATATGAAGAATTCAAGGTGAGAATAAATGCACTTGTGGCTAAATCCATGAGAGTTCCCACAGAAGGTTGGAGTATGAAAGATGAGACACCATGGCCAGGAAACAATCCAAAAGATCATCCAAGTATGATACAAATCCTTCTTGGTCATAATGGAGGAGACCATGAAGGGAATGGACTTCCTTGTCTTGTCTACATATCTAGAGAGAAAAGGCCTGCATTTCAACATCACACCAAAGCCGGTGCATTGAATGCCTTG CTTCGCGTATCAGCAGTGCTCAGCAATGCTCCTTTTGTTCTCAACTTGGATTGCAATCATTATGCAAACAACAGCAAAGTTGTGAGAGAAGCCATGTGTTTCTTTATGGACATTCAACTTGGGAATAGCATTGCTTTTGTCCAGTTTCCGCTGAGATTTGATAGCCTTGATAAAAATGATCGTTATGCCAACAAAAACACTGTTTTATTTGAT ATTAATTTAAGGTGTCTAGATGGAATTCAAGGACCTGTTTATATTGGTTCAGGGTGTATATTCAGAAGGAAAGCTTTAAATGGCTTTGATTCTCCTAAGGCGTCTAAACGCCCTCGAAGTGTACAAGTGCATTCAAAACAGGATGAAAATGGAGAAGATGCAAGCATTATAG AAGCAACAGATGAAGATAAGCAGCTATTGCAATCAAATATGAATACTGAAAATAAATTTGGAAAATCTACACTCTTCATGAATTCTTCATTAACAGAAGAAGGTGGTGTAGATCCTTCTTCAAGTCAAGAAGCTCTTCTTAAAGAAGCCATTCATGTCATGAGTTGTAGCTATGAAGACAGAACACTCTGGGGTTATGAG GTGGGTATGAGCTATGGATCTATAGCAGCAGATATGCTAACAAGTTTGAAGATGCATTCGCGCGGTTGGAGATCTGTATACTGCATGCCAAAGAGAACTGCTTTTAGAGGCACAGCACCAATCAATCTTACAGAAAGACTTAATCAGGTTCTTAGATGGGCAGTAGGGTCACTTGAGATTCTGTTCAGCAGCCACTGCCCACTATGGTATGGTTTTAAGGAAGGAAAACTCAAGTTGCTCCAGAGGATTGCCTATATTAACAGCACTGTCTACCCTTTTAGTGCATTGCCTCTCCTAATCTATTGCATCATTCCTGCCATCTGCTTGCTCACTGATAAATTCATCACACCATCG GTAGGAACTTTTGCAAGTCTAGTATTCATTTCTCTCTTCATCTCAATCTTTGCATCTGCAATTCTTGAACTGAGATGGAGTGGAGTTAGTCTTGAGGAATGGTGGAGAAACCAACAATTCTGGGTCATTGGAAGTATCTCAGCACACCTCTTTGCAATTGTCCAAACTCTAATGGGAGGATTCCTTGGTAGATTTAATGCACACTTCAGCATTGTATCGAAGGCACCGGACGAAGACGGCGAGTTTCATGAACTATACACCATTAGATGGACAGTACTACTAATACCACCAACAACAGTAACAGTAATTAACCTTATTGGTATTGTGGCTGGTTTCACAGATGCTATAAATAGTGGTGAACATTCTTGGGGAGCATTGATTGGGAAACTATTCTTTTCTTCATGGGTTATTGCTCATCTTTATCCATTTCTTAAAGGACTAATGGGAAGACAGAACAGAACACCAACTCTTATTGTTATTTGGTCTGTGCTTTTGgcttctattttttctttggtTTGGGTGAGAATTGATCCTTTTGTGTTGAAAACTAAAGGGCCTGATGTTAAGCAATGTGGAAttagttgttga
- the LOC101490342 gene encoding uncharacterized protein has translation MIVLQHSEIIASFEKSIIQKVHRYSNRLYANLRGVVSKNAIDHIAAEYDHVKYVGIDQTECRCTIRTTHGLPCACEIARYSMISRSIPSDSIHVWWSKLTFHVDASSKPSELSVKYEIDVIVKKFEELDVPGKISLKGKLREIAYPSTTSMFPPVAKVKTKCAPKKGKTLSKVEKLAPRPSVQKLTPRPSISKVQQLRALRFKDWLPVEIHKFIDEIIDVGDDGNCGYRAVATLLGMDENCWAFIRQQCVIELQEFMSDYEILFGEENYVRQLIHNVYVEQVASKDNWITLPEMRYVIASKFNLVVVTLSLNQSQTYFPPRSPPPTSMSDHRVIVIAFVNNCHFVQVYLKSYSPIPPTSNLWKNYCNEEARQ, from the exons ATGATTGTATTACAACACAGTGAGATAATAGCATCATTTGAAAAAAGCATCATTCAAAAGGTGCATCGATATAGTAACAGATTATACGCGAATTTGCGTGGTGTTGTGTCAAAAAATGCAATTGATCACATTGCGGCAGAGTATGACCACGTGAAGTATGTAGGTATTGATCAGACTGAGTGTCGTTGCACAATTAGGACAACACATGgtctaccttgtgcatgtgaaatAGCCAGGTATAGTATGATCTCACGTTCCATTCCATCAGACTCTATTCATGTTTGGTGGAGTAAATTAACTTTCCATGTTGATGCATCGAGTAAACCTTCAGAGTTATCTGTGAAATATGAAATAGATGTCATAGTGAAAAAGTTTGAAGAACTTGATGTACCTGGCAAAATTTCACTTAAAGGTAAATTACGAGAGATCGCGTATCCATCGACTACGTCGATGTTTCCACCGGTTGCCAAGGTTAAAACAAAATGTGCACCAAAAAAAGGCAAAA CACTAAGTAAAGTAGAAAAGCTCGCACCTCGACCATCAGTCCAAAAGCTCACACCTCGACCATCAATTAGCAAAGTTCAACAACTAAGAGCTCTCCGCTTCAAAGATTGGTTGCCAgttgaaattcataaattcataGATGAGATTATTGATGTCGGTGATGATGGTAATTGTGGATATCGTGCAGTTGCAACTTTACTTGGAATGGACGAGAACTGTTGGGCATTCATCCGTCAACAGTGTGTGATAGAGCTTCAAGAGTTCATGTCTGATTACGAGATACTATTTGGTGAAGAAAATTATGTTCGACAACTTATACACAATGTGTATGTTGAGCAAGTTGCATCGAAGGATAATTGGATAACACTTCCAGAAATGAGATATGTAATTGCTTCGAAGTTTAACTTGGTTGTCGTCACATTATCACTTAACCAATCGCAAACATATTTTCCACCTCGAAGTCCACCACCAACATCTATGTCAGATCATCGTGTGATTGTTATTGCATTTGTTAACAACTGTCATTTCGTACAG GTTTACTTAAAGTCATATTCCCCTATACCACCAACAAGTAATTTGTGGAAAAATTATTGCAATGAAGAAGCACGACAATGA
- the LOC101490660 gene encoding uncharacterized protein produces the protein MTLRDHSVESLTTIKQVYNACQAYRSSLRGNRTKMQHLLTMMERDKYVYRYRKVEGSDELRDIFWAYPDAITLSERVDNFTWALQMVKKQITSGEVEVIVTDRDLALMNAVENVFPKAVNLLCLFHICKNVKAKCKMTVFPKKKQVQIMEAWEALIYSYDETQYYMKLAIFEGICSSCSIFYDYVHEQWLIPHKEKFVEAWTNRVMHFGNTTTQRVESAHWSLKRILQDSIGDIYAVFEKPSIA, from the exons atgacATTGAGGGATCATAGCGTTGAAAGTTTGACGAcaataaaacaagtttacaatGCATGTCAAGCATATCGTTCATCActtagaggtaatagaacaaAAATGCAACATCTTTTGACAATGATGGAACGCGACAAATACGTTTATCGATATAGGAAGGTAGAGGGTTCAGATGAGTTGAGGGACATATTTTGGGCCTATCCAGACGCTATCACTCTT TCTGAGCGTGTTGATAACTTCACATGGGCACTACAAATGGTGAAAAAACAGATTACAAGTGGTGAAGTTGAAGTCATCGTTACTGATAGAGACCTTGCTTTGATGAACGCAGTTGAAAATGTTTTTCCAAAAGCAGTGAATTTATTATGCTTGTTTCATATATGCAAGAATGTCAAAGCCAAGTGCAAGATGACTGTGTTTCCAAAAAAGAAGCAAGTGCAAATAATGGAGGCATGGGAGGCTCTTATTTACAGTTATGATGAGACTCAGTACTACATGAAGTTGGCTATCTTTGAAGGAATTTGTAGTAgttgttctattttttatgattatgtacACGAGCAGTGGTTAATTCCTCACAAGGAAAAGTTTGTTGAGGCGTGGACAAATAGAGTTATGCACTTTGGGAACACAACAACACAAAGGGTTGAGTCAGCGCATTGGAGTTTGAAAAGGATATTACAAGATAGTATTGGTGATATATATGCAGTGTTTGAGAAGCCATCAATAGCATGA